In the Pseudonocardia sediminis genome, GGGCGGTCGGCGACGGTGCGGCGCCGATCCGCGCGGGAACCGGCGCGATGCCCCGGTGCAGCGGCCCAGTCTAGGCCCGTCCGGCGAGAGCCCGGCGGGCGGTGCGCGGCCCGTCCCCGTGCACCGCACGCACCGGTTCCCCGCCGGGTCCCGCCGCGCCCGCGGCACCCCGGCGGTGGGCGGGGGTCGATGCAGGGCGTCGTGGGGTCGTGACGCGGAGTGGCGACCGTCATCCGGCACGGGTTGCGATCGACCGGGCCGCGGACTGGCAGGATCACCGTCCGGGCCCGCACCACGCCGGGCGCGGGCCGCGTGCTGCCATCACACCGGTCGGAAGCCGAGGAGAGGACCCCGCACGTGTCGTTCCTGCTCCGGGTGATCCTCCCGGACAAGCCCGGAAACCTCGGCGCGGTCGCCTCCGCACTGGGCGGTGCGGGAGCCGACATCCTCAGCGTGGACGTCGTCGAGCGCGGCGACGGCCAGGCGATCGACGACCTGGCCGTGGAACTGCCCGCGGGTCGGCCGCCGGACGTCCTGATCACCGCGGCCGAGTCCGTACCCGGGGTCTCCGTCGAGTCGGTCCGGCCGCACTCCGGGCATCTGGACACCCATCGGGAGCTGGAGCTCGTCGACGAGATCGCGGGTGCGCCGTCGCAGGGGCTGGAACGGCTCGCCGCCGAGGTCCCGCGCCTGTTCCGGGCCGGCTGGGCGCTGGTGGCCGTGAGCGAGAAGGGCCGGTCCTACCGGATCGCGGAGAGCGCCGCCGCCCCGGAGACCCGGGCCGGGGACCTGCCGTGGCTGCCGCTGACCTCCGCCGTCGCGCTGGACGAACGGCACTGGGTGCCCGACCCGTGGCGCGCGCTCGACACCGAGCTCGCCGCCGCCCCGTTCGGCACCGGCACCCCGCCGAAGACGCTGGTCGTCGGGCGTCCCGGTGGCCCGATCTTCCGCCCGTCGGAGCTGGCCCGCCTGGCGCACCTCGCCGGCATCGTCGCGACCGTCCTCAACGCCTGACCGCCTCCGCGCCCCCGGACTCACGGACCTTCCGTGCGGTGCCGCCGCACGAATGGGCCATCAGTGCGGCGAGGTGCGTGCGGCACGGCGAGGTGCGTGCGTTCCGGGCGGATGGCCAGGCGGGATCGGCGGGCTGGATCGGCCGGGCGGGGTCACCGGGCGGATCGAGCCGGTCTCACTCAGACGCGGATGGACAGCGCCGTGCGGACGAGGTCGTCGTTGCCGGTGGCGAGCCAGCCGTCCGGGCGGACCAGGACGTCCTCGAAGCCGATCCGGGTGTCGATCTTGACCCGGGTCGCGTACTCCAGGACGGGCCAGGCGCCCTCCTCCTCGCCGTGCAGCAGCACCGGCACGGGGGGCTGACCGAGCGCGCGCAGGATCCGGATGCCCTCGGCGACGGCGGTCTCCGGGTCGGTCACGGTGGACTCGGCCAGCACGCGCCGGGTACCCGGGGGCAGGCCGTTCTGGCGCAATGTGACCGCGTCGCCGCTGGTCCAGACGCCGAGCTCGACGGCGATGCCGACCGACGCGGCGGCGGCGCAGACGTCGGTCCAGCCGCGCTCGTGCACGTTGATCGAGCAGACGTCCGGCTTGCCCTCGCCGAGACGGCCCCAGGCCAGGACGGTCTCCACCCGGCGCTGGGGGTCGGGCTGGATCCAGCGGCCGGTGGTCACACCGATCTCGATGCCGGGAGCCTCCTGGCGGATCAGTGACACCGCGTCGCCGACGTGCATCGGGTCGATCGTCTCGGCGCCGGTCTCGTCGCGCGGGTGCACGTGCACCGAGCTCACACCGAGGCGGGCGACGGCCCGGGCGTCCCGGGCGAGGTGCCGGGACAGGACCGGCAGCGCGGGATGCGCGTCCGCCGGGCGAGACCCGTTGAGCACCGCCTGCAGCACCGAGGTGCTCCTTCCGATCGCGACGACGCCGCGCCGGAGCCCGGCGCGACTCGCCGAGACTAATCGACGCCTCCCCGGACGCGCCGCTCACCGGTGGTGCACACCGGACACGGTCGGTGTCCGGGACGGACGACGCGGCAGACGGCGGACAATCTCCTCCCGAGGTCGCGAGATGATCACGCTCCGTCGCCGGGGTGCACCTCTCGCCCGGAGTCGTTTCCCTTGCCGCTCAAGCCGATCCGGCGTACTCACGGGCCGCGTCCGGCCCCCGGTCGAGCAGCACCCGGAACCCGTCCTCGTCCAGCACCGGAACCTCCAGCTCCACCGCCTTGTCGTACTTCGACCCCGGAGCCTCCCCGGCCACCACGAACGACGTCTTCTTCGACACCGACCCGGCCGCGCGACCGCCGCGGGCCATGATCGCCTCCTTGGCCTCGTCGCGGGAGAAGCCGTCCATCGACCCGGTGATCACGATCGACATCCCCTCCAGCGTGCGCGGGACGGACTCATCGACCTCGTCGACCATCCGCACCCCGGCCCGGCTCCACTTCTCCACGACCTCGCGGTGCCAGTCGACGCTGAACCAGTCCCGCACCGCGGCCGCGATGGTCGGGCCGACGCCGTCGCCGCTCGCGATCGGGGCCAACGCTTCGGCGAGGACCTTGGCCCGGGCCCGCGTCGCGGCCCGCTCCTGCTTGGCGGCCTCGATCGCCGCCTTCTCGGCATCGGTGGCCGCGGAGTCCTCTGAATCGGCCCCGCCGGCCTCATCGCCGTCCGCGTCGGCCGTGCCGGTGTCGCCTCCCGCCGCGTCCCCGCCCGATGCGTCCCCGCCCGATGCGTCGCCGTCGACCACCGCCTCACCCGGCGGCTCTTCCTTCTCCGCGGTCGCGGTCGCGGGGTCCTCCCGCGCGGGGCCCGTCGTCTCGGCCTCGGCCGGGTCCTCGGCGGTGCCGTCGGAGGTGATCTCCACCCCGGCGGCCTCGGTCAGCTCCCGGGCCTGCTCGGCCGCGTCGGCCAGGGCCTGCATCGACCCGAACTGCCGCGCGATCGCCTGCGCCGCGGTCGGCCCGACGTGCCGGATCGACAGGCCGACCAGCACCCGCCACAACGGCCGGTCCTTCGCCGCGTCGAGGTTCGTCAGCAGCTTGCGCCCGTTCGCCGAGAGCGCGCCCGCCTTGGTCCGGAACAGGTCGGTCTCGAGCAGGTCGTCCTCGTTGAGGGAGAACACGTCCCCCTCGTCGGTGAGCACGCCGGAGGTGAGCAGCGCGACCGCGGCCTCGTAGCCCAGACCCTCGATGTCGAAGGCCCCGCGGCCGGCCACGTGGAACAGCCGCTCCCGCAGCTGCGCCGGGCAGGAGCGGGCGTTCGGGCAGCGCCGGTCCACGTCGCCGGCCTTCTGCTGCACCAGCGCCGTGCCGCACTCCGGGCAGTGCGTGGGCATGACGAACGCGCGCTCGCTGCCGTCGCGGACGTCGGTGACCGGTCCGAGCACCTCGGGGATCACGTCGCCGGCCTTGCGGATGACGACCCGGTCGCCGATCAGCACGCCCTTGCGCCGCACCTCGTCGGCGTTGTGCAGGGTCGCCAGCGAGACCGTCGACCCCGCGACCAGCACCGGCTCCATCTGCGCGAACGGGGTGACCCGCCCGGTGCGCCCGACGTTGACCGCGATGTCGAGGAGCTTCGTGGTCGCCTGCTCGGGTGGGTACTTGTAGGCGATCGCCCAGCGCGGGAAGCGCGAGGTGGCCCCGAGCCGGCGCTGCAGCGCCACCTCGTCGACCTTGACCACGACGCCGTCGATCTCGTGCTCGACGTCGTGGCGGTGCTCGCCCCAGTACCGGACGAACTCGACGACGTCGCCGATCCCGCCCAGCACCCGGGTGCGTGGCGAGACGGGCAGGCCCCACGCGGTCAGGGCGTCGTAGGCGTGCGACTGGGTGGTCGGGGTGAACCCGTCGCGCTTGCCGATGCCGTGGCAGATCAGGCGCAGGTTGCGCGAGGCCGTCACGCGCGGGTCCTTCTGACGCAGCGACCCGGCCGCGGTGTTGCGCGGGTTCGCGAACGGCGGCTTGCCCGCCTCGACCAGCGAGGCGTTGAGCCGCTCGAAGTCCTCCAGCCGGAAGTAGACCTCGCCGCGTACCTCGACCAGGGCCGGGACCGGGAACTCCTCGGTGCCGGTGAGGTCCTGCGGCACCTCGGCCAGGGTGCGCATGTTCAGCGTGATGTCCTCGCCGGTGCGCCCGTCGCCGCGGGTCAGCGCGCGGGTGAGATGGCCGTTCTCGTAGAGCAGGTTGACGGCCAGGCCGTCGATCTTGAGCTCGCAGAGGTAGTGCAGGTCCTCCCCCGCCTCCTTGACCACCCGGTCGTGCCAGGCCGCCATGTCCTCGGCGGAGAACGCGTTGTCCAGGCTGAGCATCCGCTCGAGGTGGTCGTGCGCGGTGAAGACGGTGGAGAACGTGCCGCCGACCTTCTGCGTCGGCGAGTCCGGCGTCACCAGCTCCGGGTTCGCCTCCTCCAGGGCCAGCAGCTCGCCCCAGAGCTCGTCGAACTGGCCGTCGGAGACGATCGGGGCGTCGAGCACGTAGTAGCGGAACTGGAGGTCCGACACCTCGGCCGACAGCGCGGCGTGCCGTTCGCGGGCGTCCGACGAAGCATTCACGGTGCGCAGGTTAGTCGGGTCCCCCGACAGTTTCCGACGAACGCTCGGGCCGCCGTGCGAGCGGCGACCACCCACCTCGTCCGGGCCACCGAGCGTCACGTTCTGGCGGCGCGCGCGACCGGAACGTGACGCCCGATCGCGTTGCGGCTCCGCGGACGCCGACACTGTCGGTGCGTCTCGCCCCCTGGCCGGTCGGGGCGGTGGTCGAACGCCGTCCGGACAGGGTCCTGGTCCGCACGCTCCCGGCGCAACGGTGAGCGCGCCCCCGGCGGGGCGTAGCCACTCGTCCTACGGTTACCGCCGTGCAGATCGACGACGAGGCCCTCGAGCTCGCGCACCGGATGTTCGACCTCGCCCGCGGTGGCGAGACCGGTCGGCTCGCGGGCTACCTGGACGCCGGGGTACCGGTGGAGATCACCGATCCGAAGGGCGACACCCTGCTGATCCTGGCCGCCTACCACGGCCACCCGGACACGGTCGCCGCGTTGCTGGCCCGTGACGCCGACCCGAACCGGGTCAACGACCGCGGCCAGACGGCGCTGGCGGCGGCCACGTTCGCGCAGTCCGAGGCGTCGGTGACGGCGCTGCTGGACGCCGGCGGGGACCCGTCGGCGGGCAGCCCGTCCGCGCTCGGGGCGGCCGAGCACTTCGACCTGCCGCGCATGCGGGAGCTGCTGCGGGAGCACCGCGCCGCGGGGTCGTGAGCCCGGGAGACGGTGCCCCGACCGGGAACGGGGCGCGGAGACCTACCCTGGAGGGGTGACCGACCAGCAGGACGCCCGCGTACTCGACGAGACCGCGCGGCGGCGCACCTTCGCCGTGATCAGCCACCCGGACGCGGGCAAGTCGACGCTGACCGAGGCGCTGGCGCTGCACGCGGAGGTCATCGACTCCGCCGGGGCCGTGCACGGGAAGTCCGGTCGCAAGGGCGTCACCTCGGACTGGATGGAGATGGAGCGCACCCGCGGCATCTCGGTCAGCTCCGCGGTGCTGCAGTTCGCCTACCGCGACAACGTGATCAACCTGCTGGACACGCCGGGTCACGGCGACTTCTCCGAGGACACCTACCGGGTGCTCGCCGCCGTCGACGCCGCGGTGATGCTGCTCGACGCGGCGAAGGGCCTCGAGCCGCAGACGCTCAAGCTCTTCGACGTCTGCCGTTCCCGGGGCGTCCCGGTCATCACGTTCGTCAACAAGTGGGACCGGCCGGGCCGCGAGGCGCTGGAGCTGCTCGACGAGGTGGAGCAGACGATCGGCCTGCGTCCGATGCCGATGACCTGGCCGCTGGGCATCGCGGGCCAGTTCAAGGGCCTGATCGAACGCGAGACCGGTGAGTACACGGCGTTCCTGCGGGCCGCGGGCGGCGCGACCAAGGCGACCGCGACCGTCGTCGACGCCGAGACCGCCAAGGCCGAGGAGCCGCTGTACTGGCAGGCCGCCCAGGACGAGCTGGAGCTGCTCGACGAGATCGGCGCCGTCTGGGACGAGAAGGACTTCCTGACCGGGAAGGCCACGCCGGTGCTGTTCGGCTCCGCGCTGTCCAACATCGGCGTCGCCCGGCTGCTGGACACCCTCGTCGACCTCGCGCCGGCCCCGGCCCCGCGACCGGACGCCGAGGGCCACGACCGCCCGCTCGCCGCGCCGACGGCCGGCCTGGTCTTCAAGGTGCAGGCCGGGATGGACCGCGCGCACCGCGACCGGATGGCGTTCCTGCGGATATGCTCCGGCCGGTTCGAGCGCGGCATGGTGCTCACCCACGCCGAGACCGGCAAGCCGTTCGCCACCAAGTACGCGCAGTCGGTGTTCGGCAACCAGCGCACCACCGTCGAGGAGGCGTTCCCGGGCGATATCGTCGGCCTGGTCAACGCGAACGCTCTGCGCCCCGGGGACACGCTCTACGCCTCGGACCCGGTCGAGTTCCCGACCATCCCGGCGTTCGCGCCGGAGCACTTCGCCGTCGTGCGCTGCAAGGACGCCGGCAAGACCAAGCAGTTCCGGCGCGGCATCGAGCAGCTGGGCAACGAGGCCGTCATCCAGGTCCTGCGCTCGGACCTGCGCGGTGACCAGGCCCCGGTGCTCGCCGCCGTCGGGCCGCTGCAGTTCGACGTCGTCACCGCGCGCCTGGAGACCGAGTTCAACGCCCCGGTCACGCTGGACCGGCTGCCGTTCCAGATCGCGCGGCTGACCGACGCCGAGGGCGCCGCGGCGCTGTCGGCGCAGTCCGAGACCGAGGTGCTGCGCCGCGACTCCGACGGCGAGTACCTGGCGCTGTTCAGCAACAAGTGGCGGATGGACATCGTCATCCGCAAGTTCCCGGACGTCCGGATGGACGCGATGCCCGCCGGGTCGTCGATCTCCTAGACGACCCGGCGAGGGGCTTCTCAGCCCGCCAGGTGGAAGAACTCCAGCGCGTTGCCGTCGGGGTCCTTGAACGACAGCGCGAGCCCGTAGTCGGCCTCGACGACGCCGGAGTGCTCGATGCCGACCGAGTCGAGGTGGTCGCGCCACTGCTCGATCTCCTCGCGGCCGGAGACGCCGAAGCCGACGTGGTCCATGCCGGGCGCCGACGGGACGAACGTCGCCGACTTGTCGACCGCGTCGTGCTGGGTCAGCCCCATCAGCTGCCCGGACGGCAGCGCGAACACGCGACGCTGGAACGGGCCGTCGGACAGGGTCATGGCGGGCTCGGCGCCGACCAGCTTGACGTACCAGGGCTCGCTCACCGTGAGGTCGGTGACCGAGAGGGCCAGGTGATGGATCGCGGGGAACGTGGGCACGGGTGCTCCTCAGAAGGTCGTCCAGTGATCGTTCCGGGCGAACCTATCGCCTCGTGCGCATGGGTGCCGGACGACGACGGGCTCCCCTCAGGAGGCCTGGTCCATCCCCGCCAGCAGGCGGCGCAGCAGGTCGTCGAGTGTGCGCAGATCGGCGTCGTCGAGGCCGGCGAGCAGCGCCCGCTCGTTGCGGACGTGCTCGGTCACCGCGGCGTCGACGAGCTCGCGCCCGGCGTCGGTCAGCGAGACCAGGATGCTGCGGCGGTTGTCCGGGTCGAGGCGTCGCGCGACGTGTCCGGCCTGGTCGAGGCGGTCGAGACGGTTGGTCGTCGCGGCCGGCGAGAGCATCAGCGTCCGGGCCAGCGCGGACGGCGTGAGCGTGAACGGCTCGCCGGAGCGGCGCAGCGCAGCGAGCACGTCGAACTCGCCAATGCGCAGGCCGTGCCGGGCGAACACCCGCTCCACCAGCGGCCCGGCGACGGCGGCGATCCGCCCGAGACGCCCGATCGTCGCCATGGCGTCGAGGTCGCCGACGAGGTCGGGGCGCTCGCGACGCCACTGGTCGACGAACAGGTCCACGGCGTCGGGATCGCTCACGACGGCCACCCTAGTTCGTCCTCGAAATCCACGTCCTCGAAGTACCTTGACCACTGATATTTCGATGTCGTACTTTTCTGTCATGGAAACCATGAACATCGCCGCTCGCGGCGTGATCGCCGTGGACGCCGTCGTGGAGGTCGACGCGCCGGCGGCGGAGGCGTGGGCGGTGCTCGCCGACTACGCCCGTGACGTCGAGTGGCGCGACGGCGTCCGATCGATGGTGCCGACACCGCCGGGTCCCGTGCGCGCCGGCACGAGGACGGCGGAGACGATGCGCGCGGCCGGGCGCACGCTGCGCAACGACGGCGAGGTCACCACCGTCGAGGACGGGCGCCGCTTCACCTGGCGCACCACGTCCGGCGTGCGCGCCGAGGGGTCCCGGGCGGTCGTGCCGCGCGACGGCGAGAGCTGCCGGATCGAGCTCACGCTGCGGGTCGTGCCGCCGGGCCTGCTGCGGCTCGTCCCGTGGGCGGTGACCGGGATGCTGCGGCGCGGGCTGCGGCGCGACGCCGGGCGGCTGCGTGCGGTGATCGAGCTGGGCGGGCACGACGACCGCCCGGACGGGGTCGACCTCACCGAGAGCGGCGTCACCTCCGGTGAGGACTCCCCGTCCGGGGACACGGGCCGTTCCGGGTCGTTCCCGGACTGGTGACCGGCGTCGGTCAGGTCGCCCAGCCGCCGGAGATCGGGATGATCTGCCCGGCCAGGAAGTCGCTCGCGTCGGTGGCCAGGGCGAGGGCGAGAGCGGCCGCGTCGGCGCCCTCACCGAGCCGTCCGGCCGGGATCTGCGACTCGAACGACTCACGCACGGCGTCGTCGGCCAGCATCTCGTCGGTGTAGTACATGTTGTTCTTGATGTGGGCCGGTCCGAGCCCGTTGACCTGCACGTTGTGCGGTGCCGCCTCGGCGCCGACGACCTGCAGGAACGCGTTCTGCGCGCCGCGGGCGGCGGAGTACACGGCCAGGCCCGGGATGGCCCGCACCGGCGTCGCGCTGGTCGCGGCGACGACCTTCCCTTCGCGCCGTTCGATCATCTGCGGCAGCACGGCGCGCACCACTCGCAGCAGGGGCCAGACGAGCTGGTCGAGGTAGTCCTGGAACTCCGCGTCGGTGAACGCGGTCGCGTCGCCGATCATGGACGTGACCGGCATCCGCTCGTGCGGACCGGCGAAGTTCGCGACCAGCACGTCGATCCGGCCGGCCTCGCGGACGGTCTCGTCGATCGCGTCCGGGGCGGCCGTGTAGTCGGTCGTGTCGGCGACGACCTCGGCACCCTCGGCCCGGAACCGTTCGACGACCGGCGGGCCTATGTAGCGGTCGGCGTGGGTGACGAGTACGCGCTTGCCCTCGAGACGTCCGGTCATGTCGAGCGGTTCCTCCTCGTTCGTCGGATTCGAACGCACGCTATCGATCTTGGACCGACGTCGCCGGACGAGCGCGGTCAGCCCGCGGCGTCGGCGGGGTCGCCGTGGCGGACCTCGTGCTCCCACGATCCGGCGGGCTGGGTGTGCAGGGCCCAGTAGTGCTCGGCGATGTCGTCGGGGTCGTAGGCGGTACCGGGCGCGACCGGCCCGCACACGGTGACGGTGGCGACGTGCACGTCCGGCGCGAACTGCCGGTCCAGCAGCGAGACCAGCGCGCGGACCCCGGCCTTGCCCAGCGACAGGCTCGTCAGCTGCGGCAACGGCTCGGGCATGCCCCCGGTCAGGAGGAACGTCCCGGACATCCGCGGCAGCAGGAACGACGCCGCCGAGACCGCGCCGACGACGTTGACGGCCCAGGCGTCACGGTGCCCGGCCGCGTCGAGGTCGCCGATCCCGTCGGCCTGGATGATCGCGGCGTTGTAGACGAGTACGTCCGGCACACCGAGCTCGCCGACCAGTCGTTCCAGCGCGGCGTGCAGCGCCGCCTCGTCGGTGACGTCGGCGTCCGCGGTCACGACCCGCCCCGCGGAACCGGCTGCGGAGCCGACCGACGACGCGGCCCGGGACAGGGTCTCGGGCGAGCGGGCGAGCAGCCCGACGTCGAAGCCCTCGCGGGCGAAGCGGCGCGCGACGGCCGTCCCGATGCCGGGACCTGCTCCGAGGACGAACACAGTGGACACGGGGACTCCCGTCCGCAGGGTCGGT is a window encoding:
- a CDS encoding amino acid-binding protein, which translates into the protein MSFLLRVILPDKPGNLGAVASALGGAGADILSVDVVERGDGQAIDDLAVELPAGRPPDVLITAAESVPGVSVESVRPHSGHLDTHRELELVDEIAGAPSQGLERLAAEVPRLFRAGWALVAVSEKGRSYRIAESAAAPETRAGDLPWLPLTSAVALDERHWVPDPWRALDTELAAAPFGTGTPPKTLVVGRPGGPIFRPSELARLAHLAGIVATVLNA
- a CDS encoding 3-keto-5-aminohexanoate cleavage protein, whose protein sequence is MLQAVLNGSRPADAHPALPVLSRHLARDARAVARLGVSSVHVHPRDETGAETIDPMHVGDAVSLIRQEAPGIEIGVTTGRWIQPDPQRRVETVLAWGRLGEGKPDVCSINVHERGWTDVCAAAASVGIAVELGVWTSGDAVTLRQNGLPPGTRRVLAESTVTDPETAVAEGIRILRALGQPPVPVLLHGEEEGAWPVLEYATRVKIDTRIGFEDVLVRPDGWLATGNDDLVRTALSIRV
- a CDS encoding ankyrin repeat domain-containing protein, with the translated sequence MQIDDEALELAHRMFDLARGGETGRLAGYLDAGVPVEITDPKGDTLLILAAYHGHPDTVAALLARDADPNRVNDRGQTALAAATFAQSEASVTALLDAGGDPSAGSPSALGAAEHFDLPRMRELLREHRAAGS
- a CDS encoding peptide chain release factor 3, translating into MTDQQDARVLDETARRRTFAVISHPDAGKSTLTEALALHAEVIDSAGAVHGKSGRKGVTSDWMEMERTRGISVSSAVLQFAYRDNVINLLDTPGHGDFSEDTYRVLAAVDAAVMLLDAAKGLEPQTLKLFDVCRSRGVPVITFVNKWDRPGREALELLDEVEQTIGLRPMPMTWPLGIAGQFKGLIERETGEYTAFLRAAGGATKATATVVDAETAKAEEPLYWQAAQDELELLDEIGAVWDEKDFLTGKATPVLFGSALSNIGVARLLDTLVDLAPAPAPRPDAEGHDRPLAAPTAGLVFKVQAGMDRAHRDRMAFLRICSGRFERGMVLTHAETGKPFATKYAQSVFGNQRTTVEEAFPGDIVGLVNANALRPGDTLYASDPVEFPTIPAFAPEHFAVVRCKDAGKTKQFRRGIEQLGNEAVIQVLRSDLRGDQAPVLAAVGPLQFDVVTARLETEFNAPVTLDRLPFQIARLTDAEGAAALSAQSETEVLRRDSDGEYLALFSNKWRMDIVIRKFPDVRMDAMPAGSSIS
- a CDS encoding VOC family protein; translation: MPTFPAIHHLALSVTDLTVSEPWYVKLVGAEPAMTLSDGPFQRRVFALPSGQLMGLTQHDAVDKSATFVPSAPGMDHVGFGVSGREEIEQWRDHLDSVGIEHSGVVEADYGLALSFKDPDGNALEFFHLAG
- a CDS encoding MarR family transcriptional regulator; its protein translation is MSDPDAVDLFVDQWRRERPDLVGDLDAMATIGRLGRIAAVAGPLVERVFARHGLRIGEFDVLAALRRSGEPFTLTPSALARTLMLSPAATTNRLDRLDQAGHVARRLDPDNRRSILVSLTDAGRELVDAAVTEHVRNERALLAGLDDADLRTLDDLLRRLLAGMDQAS
- a CDS encoding SRPBCC family protein, whose translation is METMNIAARGVIAVDAVVEVDAPAAEAWAVLADYARDVEWRDGVRSMVPTPPGPVRAGTRTAETMRAAGRTLRNDGEVTTVEDGRRFTWRTTSGVRAEGSRAVVPRDGESCRIELTLRVVPPGLLRLVPWAVTGMLRRGLRRDAGRLRAVIELGGHDDRPDGVDLTESGVTSGEDSPSGDTGRSGSFPDW
- a CDS encoding SDR family NAD(P)-dependent oxidoreductase, whose protein sequence is MRSNPTNEEEPLDMTGRLEGKRVLVTHADRYIGPPVVERFRAEGAEVVADTTDYTAAPDAIDETVREAGRIDVLVANFAGPHERMPVTSMIGDATAFTDAEFQDYLDQLVWPLLRVVRAVLPQMIERREGKVVAATSATPVRAIPGLAVYSAARGAQNAFLQVVGAEAAPHNVQVNGLGPAHIKNNMYYTDEMLADDAVRESFESQIPAGRLGEGADAAALALALATDASDFLAGQIIPISGGWAT
- a CDS encoding SDR family NAD(P)-dependent oxidoreductase; the protein is MSTVFVLGAGPGIGTAVARRFAREGFDVGLLARSPETLSRAASSVGSAAGSAGRVVTADADVTDEAALHAALERLVGELGVPDVLVYNAAIIQADGIGDLDAAGHRDAWAVNVVGAVSAASFLLPRMSGTFLLTGGMPEPLPQLTSLSLGKAGVRALVSLLDRQFAPDVHVATVTVCGPVAPGTAYDPDDIAEHYWALHTQPAGSWEHEVRHGDPADAAG